From Virgibacillus ihumii, the proteins below share one genomic window:
- a CDS encoding SepM family pheromone-processing serine protease, with protein sequence MNVNKKHIITFIIVILAVFFISAYQLPYYVYKPGGADALNPIVEVEDGYSSEGDMHLVTVRGGQVTPIQYLWAKIKPHHELHPINEIRPEGVSEEEYYHVQLKMMDTSQEKAIAVAYKAADKDIKIEYNGVYVVSVVKDMPADGKLQSGDRITGVDGNEVNKAEDLISYVEDKEAGDTITLEVIRNGEELTKTIKLDTYEKMDGKVGIGIRLVTDRGVEVDPDVSFSSGSIGGPSAGLMFSLEIYDQLMKKDLTKGYQIAGTGEVDYEGNVLRIGGIDKKVIAAAEEGCDIFFAPNGDGDEKSNYEVAKNTAEEIGTDMKIVPVKTFKDALDYLQQLKPNKN encoded by the coding sequence ATGAACGTAAACAAAAAACATATCATAACTTTTATCATCGTAATTCTGGCTGTATTTTTTATTTCAGCCTATCAGCTTCCCTATTATGTATATAAACCCGGTGGTGCAGATGCATTAAATCCTATAGTTGAGGTGGAAGACGGCTATTCAAGTGAAGGTGATATGCACCTTGTTACTGTCCGAGGCGGTCAGGTTACTCCAATTCAATATTTATGGGCAAAAATTAAGCCGCACCATGAGCTGCATCCAATCAACGAAATCAGACCTGAAGGGGTTTCAGAAGAAGAATATTACCATGTGCAGCTAAAGATGATGGATACATCACAGGAGAAAGCGATTGCTGTTGCCTACAAAGCGGCTGATAAAGATATCAAGATTGAATATAATGGTGTTTATGTTGTGTCGGTTGTCAAAGATATGCCGGCGGATGGTAAATTGCAGTCTGGTGATCGAATAACCGGAGTTGACGGTAATGAAGTCAATAAGGCCGAAGATCTTATATCATATGTGGAAGACAAGGAAGCAGGGGATACGATAACCCTGGAAGTAATCAGGAATGGTGAAGAACTTACGAAAACAATAAAACTTGACACGTATGAAAAAATGGATGGCAAAGTTGGTATTGGTATCCGGCTTGTCACTGATCGAGGTGTGGAAGTTGATCCGGATGTCAGCTTTTCGAGCGGAAGCATAGGTGGACCAAGTGCCGGATTAATGTTTTCATTGGAAATATATGATCAATTAATGAAAAAAGATTTGACGAAGGGATATCAGATAGCTGGTACAGGTGAAGTGGATTACGAGGGAAATGTGCTTCGGATTGGTGGCATAGATAAGAAGGTTATTGCTGCAGCTGAAGAAGGCTGTGATATCTTTTTTGCTCCGAATGGAGACGGGGATGAAAAGTCCAACTATGAAGTAGCGAAGAATACAGCTGAAGAAATTGGTACCGATATGAAAATTGTTCCTGTTAAAACGTTTAAAGATGCACTTGACTACCTTCAACAATTGAAGCCCAATAAAAATTAA
- the rsmD gene encoding 16S rRNA (guanine(966)-N(2))-methyltransferase RsmD, protein MRIIAGSYKGRQLQSVPGKLTRPTTDKVKEAVFQVIGPFFNEGSCLDLFAGSGSLGLEALSRGMTSGVFVDKNPKAIHTIHENVKLLKLAEQTEIFRAEAFRALQAASKRNLQFDLIFLDPPYGKVSYVKLLERISNLQLLKSNGMIYYEHGTSEKMPKEIGSFLMSKQADYGGTISITIYKRR, encoded by the coding sequence ATGCGGATAATTGCAGGAAGCTATAAAGGAAGACAGCTTCAATCAGTACCTGGGAAATTAACCAGACCCACTACTGACAAAGTTAAAGAGGCTGTGTTTCAGGTGATAGGACCATTTTTTAACGAAGGAAGCTGTCTGGATCTTTTTGCCGGAAGCGGCTCATTAGGTTTGGAAGCGCTTAGCAGAGGGATGACATCAGGTGTGTTTGTGGATAAAAACCCGAAAGCAATACATACAATCCATGAAAATGTAAAATTATTAAAACTGGCGGAACAGACAGAAATATTCCGTGCAGAAGCTTTTCGGGCGTTACAAGCGGCCTCAAAAAGAAATTTGCAGTTTGATTTAATTTTTCTTGATCCGCCATATGGAAAGGTTAGCTATGTTAAATTACTGGAACGCATCAGTAATTTACAGTTGTTGAAAAGCAACGGCATGATATACTACGAACATGGTACATCGGAAAAAATGCCTAAAGAAATCGGCTCCTTTTTGATGTCAAAACAGGCGGATTATGGCGGTACGATAAGCATTACAATATATAAGAGAAGATAG
- a CDS encoding YlbF family regulator, with the protein MIGTMEYVDILDRSELLGKMVLDSEVVESFNDSRIALQEDQEAQRLIAAFNDIKLHYEDVQRFGRYHPDYNEIMKKVRTAKREMDMNDKVAAFKIAERNLQKLLDEISSYVALSVSDDIKAPKDGAALSHGGCGSGGKCGCKAS; encoded by the coding sequence ATGATAGGTACGATGGAGTACGTGGATATTCTTGATCGCTCCGAGCTGCTTGGAAAGATGGTCTTGGATTCGGAGGTTGTGGAATCCTTCAATGATTCCCGGATTGCTTTACAGGAAGATCAGGAAGCTCAACGACTTATCGCAGCTTTTAATGATATAAAGTTACACTATGAGGATGTACAGCGATTTGGCAGGTACCATCCGGATTATAATGAAATCATGAAAAAGGTACGAACGGCAAAACGCGAAATGGATATGAACGATAAGGTCGCTGCCTTTAAAATCGCTGAACGCAATTTGCAAAAGCTGCTCGATGAAATCAGCAGCTATGTTGCTCTAAGTGTCAGTGATGATATAAAAGCACCAAAAGACGGTGCAGCATTATCACACGGTGGATGCGGCAGCGGCGGTAAATGCGGCTGTAAAGCATCGTAA
- a CDS encoding YlbG family protein, giving the protein MRTNRQGLIVWFQHMKNLKHIKRYGHLIYASKKLKYAVIYVDQEGLEDVENKLLKHSFVSKIDQSQKPFIRTDYENAIPDKAKQYDYKMGI; this is encoded by the coding sequence ATGAGAACCAACCGTCAGGGGCTGATTGTCTGGTTTCAGCACATGAAAAATTTGAAACATATCAAACGATACGGTCATTTAATTTATGCGTCCAAAAAATTAAAATATGCTGTAATCTATGTGGATCAGGAAGGTTTAGAAGATGTGGAGAACAAATTATTGAAGCATTCTTTCGTTTCCAAAATAGATCAATCACAAAAGCCATTTATCCGGACTGATTATGAAAATGCAATACCGGATAAGGCGAAGCAGTATGATTATAAAATGGGGATCTAA
- a CDS encoding CAP domain-containing protein codes for MRLFLGLAGLLIILTGGFYFLDKSNSSPVKLTDNAANKFEQKKNKVKTKNVMERNPIPFDGKVYQWIGKNADTLTQKLGKPVRKDRSAYGYVWWVYQNKHNQYIQFGVQDNRIITIYAIGENLSLDPIHIGQDYESVKKNLEISNEVTYNTGLSSYTFQLDDQELNSRPLAKLTDNIFMQCYMDTFTNKLSSIRIVTGDVLLQHRPYAMEYRGELPKKPNPSKEEWKKIESGMEQQIFDITNVMRNIHGKPSLKWNKQISQVAFKHSKDMAVNSYFSHYSESGAGLKERLTAKKVYYQAAGENIAAKYPDSPSAMNGWLNSKGHRQALLNADYTHLGVGVYHFYYTQNFLKIPQS; via the coding sequence ATGAGACTTTTTCTTGGACTGGCTGGTCTGCTGATTATACTGACAGGGGGATTTTATTTTCTGGATAAGAGCAATTCGTCCCCGGTAAAGTTAACTGATAATGCAGCAAATAAGTTTGAACAAAAGAAAAACAAAGTGAAAACGAAGAATGTTATGGAGCGTAATCCTATTCCATTTGACGGGAAGGTTTATCAATGGATTGGAAAGAATGCAGACACCTTAACACAAAAATTAGGGAAACCTGTTCGGAAAGATAGGAGTGCGTATGGTTATGTCTGGTGGGTCTATCAAAATAAGCATAATCAATATATTCAATTTGGTGTCCAGGATAATCGAATTATAACAATTTATGCAATCGGGGAGAATTTGTCACTTGACCCGATTCATATTGGACAGGACTATGAATCCGTTAAAAAGAACCTGGAAATATCGAACGAGGTAACCTATAATACTGGCCTATCTTCATATACATTTCAATTGGATGATCAGGAACTGAATTCACGTCCGCTTGCAAAATTGACTGATAACATTTTTATGCAATGTTATATGGATACATTTACAAATAAGTTATCTTCCATACGAATTGTAACTGGTGATGTTTTGCTGCAGCATCGTCCGTATGCAATGGAATACCGTGGAGAACTTCCAAAGAAACCGAACCCTTCAAAGGAGGAATGGAAAAAAATCGAGAGCGGAATGGAGCAGCAGATATTTGATATCACCAATGTAATGCGAAATATTCATGGGAAACCTTCCTTGAAGTGGAATAAGCAAATCAGTCAGGTTGCCTTCAAACATAGTAAGGATATGGCTGTTAACAGTTATTTTTCACATTATAGTGAAAGCGGAGCAGGTTTAAAAGAACGTCTTACTGCCAAAAAAGTTTACTACCAGGCTGCAGGTGAGAATATTGCAGCGAAATATCCTGATTCCCCTTCGGCAATGAATGGTTGGTTAAACAGCAAAGGGCACAGACAGGCGTTGCTGAATGCAGACTATACACATCTCGGTGTAGGAGTATATCATTTCTATTACACCCAAAATTTTCTAAAAATACCACAATCGTAA
- a CDS encoding YceD family protein — MKFTVGQIKKNAYEKPFEFDDWVNVSELEAMNNDIRKIDPVHVYGMVYDQGDELIFSFTIDGEMILPCARTLVDVPYQFEIKATEVFSDSIYYDNEENEDEVHPIDGEVLDLAPFIKENILLEVPYRVFSSDENADSQAPTEGEGWELVTEDTEEKKIDPRLKKLESLLNKDEKEK, encoded by the coding sequence ATGAAGTTTACAGTAGGTCAAATTAAAAAAAATGCCTATGAAAAGCCATTTGAATTTGATGATTGGGTAAATGTTTCCGAATTGGAAGCCATGAATAATGATATTCGAAAGATTGATCCTGTTCATGTTTATGGAATGGTTTATGATCAGGGTGACGAACTAATTTTTTCATTTACAATTGATGGAGAAATGATTTTACCATGTGCACGAACGTTAGTGGATGTCCCATATCAGTTTGAAATAAAAGCCACTGAGGTATTTTCCGACTCAATTTATTATGATAACGAGGAAAATGAAGATGAGGTACATCCAATTGATGGAGAAGTACTTGACTTAGCTCCATTTATCAAGGAAAATATCTTATTAGAGGTTCCTTACCGTGTATTTTCCAGCGATGAAAATGCCGACAGTCAAGCTCCGACAGAAGGTGAAGGCTGGGAACTGGTTACAGAGGATACCGAAGAAAAAAAGATTGACCCCCGTTTGAAGAAACTGGAGTCATTGCTTAATAAAGATGAGAAAGAAAAATAG
- a CDS encoding nucleotidyltransferase: MNACGLIVEYNPFHNGHAYHIQESKKTSGADCMIAVMSGNFLQRGEPAIIDKYHRTKAALSAGIDIVLELPYAYAVQSSDLFAKGSVHTLNEAGVSSICFGSESGDVSHFTNGYRLFYDKETIFKKTLKEQLAQGTSFPEASRIAYQEIGLAASEMDLTRPNNILGFSYVKAILNSNLPIDPLTIKRTKSNYHDQSFSGSIASATSIRKELLAEETIKPDLADTMPVETVSQLKNYKQYSGVWHAWKLYFPILKYRVKTMSAKEIAAIHGVDEGLENRIKKTADEAISFTDWVQRIKTKRYTWTRLQRMFVHLLTNTKKNELNAAKNNPSVSFVRLLGMTETGKSYLNLQKKKMNVPLISNLNKNTSSLLYMEERATDAYYSIMDIDKQKAFHDQELDPPVIIKT; this comes from the coding sequence ATGAACGCCTGTGGACTAATCGTTGAATATAACCCTTTTCATAATGGACACGCGTACCATATACAGGAATCCAAAAAAACTTCCGGAGCAGACTGCATGATAGCTGTCATGAGCGGGAACTTCCTTCAACGTGGTGAACCGGCGATCATCGATAAATATCATCGAACAAAAGCGGCACTGTCTGCCGGAATTGATATTGTTCTGGAGCTGCCATACGCGTATGCTGTCCAAAGCAGTGACCTCTTTGCGAAAGGTTCGGTACATACATTGAATGAAGCAGGTGTATCCAGTATCTGTTTCGGCAGTGAATCCGGTGATGTATCGCATTTCACCAATGGATATCGTCTTTTTTACGATAAAGAAACGATATTTAAAAAAACACTTAAAGAACAGCTCGCTCAAGGAACATCTTTTCCGGAAGCAAGCAGAATTGCATACCAGGAAATCGGACTTGCTGCTTCAGAAATGGACTTAACACGGCCGAATAATATTCTCGGTTTCAGTTACGTCAAAGCAATTCTGAATAGCAACCTGCCCATTGACCCGTTAACGATTAAACGAACCAAAAGCAACTACCATGATCAAAGCTTTTCCGGCTCAATAGCAAGTGCCACAAGTATACGAAAAGAACTGCTTGCAGAGGAAACCATCAAACCTGACCTTGCTGATACCATGCCTGTTGAAACCGTCAGCCAACTGAAAAACTACAAACAATATTCCGGCGTCTGGCATGCATGGAAATTATATTTCCCTATCCTGAAATACAGGGTTAAAACCATGTCTGCAAAAGAGATTGCTGCCATCCACGGAGTTGATGAGGGTCTGGAAAACCGTATTAAAAAAACAGCCGATGAAGCAATTTCGTTCACGGATTGGGTGCAACGTATTAAGACAAAGCGATACACATGGACAAGGCTGCAACGGATGTTTGTTCATTTATTGACCAATACGAAAAAAAATGAACTGAATGCAGCGAAAAATAATCCTTCTGTTTCCTTTGTCCGATTACTTGGTATGACGGAAACCGGGAAATCCTACTTGAATTTACAGAAAAAGAAGATGAATGTCCCGCTCATTTCCAATTTAAACAAAAACACCAGCTCCTTGCTTTACATGGAGGAAAGAGCAACGGATGCATATTACAGTATAATGGACATTGACAAACAAAAAGCATTTCATGACCAAGAATTGGACCCGCCTGTCATCATTAAAACTTGA
- a CDS encoding YlbE-like family protein has translation MQTETYRILKNNPSYVNFIRQNPIWYRYLTREPHLISEIEKEAKVYYGKTLPQQIEKFGNHVQMLHMFAQLAANIKD, from the coding sequence ATGCAAACGGAAACGTATCGTATTCTGAAGAACAACCCGTCATATGTGAATTTTATCAGGCAAAACCCGATTTGGTACCGATATCTTACGAGGGAACCACACTTGATTTCGGAAATTGAAAAGGAAGCTAAGGTCTATTATGGAAAAACACTGCCACAGCAGATTGAAAAATTCGGAAATCATGTCCAAATGCTTCATATGTTTGCCCAACTGGCTGCGAACATAAAAGACTAG
- a CDS encoding DUF420 domain-containing protein → MPILPTISTFFIILSAVLVAIGWRLIIKDKPKAHKKTMIAAAISALVFFIIYVSRTAFIGNTSFGGPESIEIYYTIFLIFHIILATTGAIFGVVTITLALKRKIRIHRKIGPVTSVIWFFSAITGVMVYLLLYIIYDGGKTTSMLKAILGG, encoded by the coding sequence ATGCCAATTCTACCGACAATCAGTACATTTTTTATTATTTTAAGCGCCGTTTTGGTGGCAATCGGATGGCGGCTTATTATAAAAGATAAGCCGAAAGCGCATAAAAAAACAATGATTGCGGCTGCAATAAGTGCTTTAGTGTTTTTTATTATTTACGTTTCACGAACTGCGTTTATCGGGAATACCAGTTTTGGCGGCCCGGAGAGTATTGAAATATACTATACTATTTTCCTGATATTCCACATTATATTGGCAACTACCGGTGCAATATTTGGAGTGGTAACGATTACGCTTGCATTGAAACGTAAAATCAGGATTCACCGGAAAATTGGTCCAGTGACAAGTGTTATTTGGTTTTTCAGTGCAATTACCGGTGTTATGGTATATTTGCTATTGTATATTATTTATGATGGAGGAAAGACAACAAGTATGCTTAAAGCCATTTTGGGTGGCTGA
- a CDS encoding YlbD family protein produces the protein MHDEELHPTIKEFKQFINEHPKLIEEVRRNGRGWQEYYEKWSLLDHDDPFWDDYKESSRSDRKKPEIFGKVLEMTENIDAEKVQKQIKQLNHSISALQEMLGQFQRKQNSNPFGNPNNPFNWKRD, from the coding sequence ATGCATGATGAGGAACTGCACCCGACGATAAAGGAATTCAAACAGTTTATTAATGAACATCCTAAACTTATTGAAGAGGTTAGAAGAAATGGCCGTGGATGGCAGGAATATTATGAAAAGTGGTCGTTGTTGGATCACGATGACCCGTTTTGGGATGATTATAAAGAAAGTAGCAGATCAGACAGAAAAAAGCCGGAGATTTTCGGCAAAGTATTGGAAATGACAGAAAATATCGATGCGGAAAAAGTTCAAAAACAGATAAAACAATTAAATCATAGTATTTCTGCTCTTCAGGAAATGCTTGGTCAATTTCAACGGAAACAAAATTCGAACCCATTTGGAAATCCAAATAATCCGTTTAATTGGAAGAGAGATTAG
- the coaD gene encoding pantetheine-phosphate adenylyltransferase gives MTRLAICPGSFDPVTYGHLDIIERGARIFDHVIIVVFNNQSKSPLFTVEERLELLKQSTEHLENVSVDSSSGLLIDYATQKNAQAVLRGLRAVSDFEYEMQITSMNRKLNENIETLFMMTNNQYSFLSSSIVKEVAKYKANVSDLVPRPVEEALNKKF, from the coding sequence TTGACCAGACTAGCAATTTGCCCGGGAAGTTTTGATCCTGTTACATATGGCCATTTGGATATCATCGAACGGGGTGCCAGAATTTTTGACCATGTCATCATTGTTGTTTTTAATAATCAGTCAAAATCCCCATTATTTACGGTTGAAGAACGGCTTGAATTACTTAAGCAGTCAACAGAGCATTTAGAAAATGTTTCAGTTGATTCTTCCAGTGGGCTGTTAATTGACTATGCAACGCAAAAAAATGCACAGGCTGTTCTTCGCGGGTTACGTGCGGTAAGTGATTTTGAGTATGAAATGCAAATAACTTCCATGAACAGAAAATTGAATGAAAATATTGAAACGTTGTTTATGATGACGAACAATCAATATTCATTCCTCAGCTCGAGCATTGTAAAGGAAGTCGCCAAATATAAGGCGAATGTATCTGACTTGGTGCCAAGGCCTGTGGAAGAAGCGTTAAACAAAAAATTTTAG
- the ctaF gene encoding cytochrome c oxidase subunit IVB produces the protein MSDNTNSNQVNPYQKEKNKEEMKKQLITFALMIIFTLIAFGIVISGAMDKMFVIPVLIILAVIQVAFQFYYFMHMKDKDHGMPAFMIYGGVWAAVLTLAGLGVITWW, from the coding sequence ATGTCAGACAACACCAATTCCAATCAGGTTAATCCATATCAAAAGGAAAAAAATAAAGAAGAAATGAAAAAACAGCTTATAACATTTGCTTTAATGATTATCTTTACACTGATTGCATTTGGAATTGTTATAAGCGGTGCAATGGATAAAATGTTTGTCATACCTGTTCTCATCATTCTTGCAGTTATACAGGTAGCATTCCAATTTTATTATTTCATGCACATGAAAGATAAAGACCATGGTATGCCAGCATTCATGATCTACGGAGGTGTTTGGGCAGCTGTCCTGACACTTGCAGGATTAGGTGTCATTACCTGGTGGTAA
- a CDS encoding cytochrome (ubi)quinol oxidase subunit III — MSDHSLNPEVMPNEPEKATLEGKNKFLGFWFFLGGETVLFACLFGTYIALRNSAAGGPTENELFGLELVFLMTILLLTSSLTSVYAIYHMKNNDFKKMQLWLGITAILGFGFLACELYEFTHYIHEYGFTFRSSAFGSAFYALVGFHGGHVTFGLAWLIALMIRNAKRGLNLYNAPKFYTFSLYWHFIDVVWVFIFTVVYLMGKVG, encoded by the coding sequence ATGAGTGATCATTCCTTAAATCCGGAAGTAATGCCAAATGAACCGGAGAAGGCCACCCTTGAAGGGAAAAATAAATTTCTCGGTTTCTGGTTCTTCCTTGGCGGTGAAACAGTTTTGTTCGCCTGTCTATTTGGTACTTATATCGCGCTGCGAAACTCTGCGGCAGGCGGACCAACGGAAAATGAATTATTCGGTCTTGAACTTGTCTTTCTGATGACGATTCTTTTACTTACAAGTTCATTAACAAGTGTTTATGCGATTTACCATATGAAAAACAATGATTTTAAAAAGATGCAGTTGTGGCTTGGAATTACAGCAATACTCGGTTTTGGATTTCTTGCCTGTGAATTATATGAGTTTACACATTACATTCACGAATACGGATTTACTTTCCGTTCATCCGCATTCGGTTCTGCGTTCTATGCATTAGTTGGCTTTCACGGCGGACACGTTACATTTGGTCTGGCCTGGCTCATTGCTTTGATGATACGTAATGCAAAACGCGGATTAAACTTGTATAATGCACCTAAATTTTACACATTCAGTTTATACTGGCACTTTATTGATGTTGTATGGGTGTTCATTTTCACAGTCGTATATTTAATGGGAAAGGTGGGTTAA
- the rpmF gene encoding 50S ribosomal protein L32, with translation MAVPKRRTSKKVKNQRRTHKKLHVPGMVECSNCGELAKPHHVCKSCGHYDGKEVVSEA, from the coding sequence ATGGCAGTACCAAAAAGAAGAACTTCCAAAAAGGTTAAAAACCAACGTCGTACTCATAAAAAGCTGCATGTACCTGGCATGGTGGAATGCTCAAACTGTGGTGAATTGGCTAAGCCGCACCATGTTTGCAAATCATGCGGACACTATGACGGAAAAGAAGTTGTATCAGAAGCATAA
- the ylbJ gene encoding sporulation integral membrane protein YlbJ — MIQKIKTILLSVVTVFLAFSLIKYPDQAFEASLRGLSMWWEVVFPSLLPFFITAELLIGFGVVKFIGVLFEPVMRPLFNVPGAGSFAWAMGMASGYPTGAKISARLREEKQLSRVEAERLVSFTNASSPLFIFGAVSVGFFYDMKLGILLAAAHYIGNALVGICMRFYGRKEDRARSLRGKRTPSLRQAFQEMHRSRMNDHRPFGQVVGDAVLNSIQTLVMVGGFIILFSVITKLLYIIGLSPLIATLFEYILQLFTLPADLALPLFSGLFEITQGAKAISQTEVANLLPKFIVVSFILGFNGFSVQAQVASIISRTDIRFGPYFFARILHGLFAGILTLILFKPLYLNRTSFDFNGVPVSNGPVNNTWANIIQFLETAGPMITFGFLLIAAMILNKRIHRK, encoded by the coding sequence TTGATTCAAAAAATAAAGACAATCCTTCTCTCAGTAGTTACGGTATTTCTTGCCTTTTCTTTAATTAAATATCCTGATCAGGCATTTGAAGCAAGCCTCCGCGGGTTAAGTATGTGGTGGGAAGTTGTTTTTCCTTCACTATTACCTTTCTTTATTACGGCGGAACTGTTAATCGGATTTGGCGTTGTTAAATTTATCGGGGTGTTATTTGAACCGGTGATGCGACCGCTGTTTAATGTGCCAGGGGCAGGAAGCTTTGCATGGGCGATGGGTATGGCAAGCGGATATCCAACAGGCGCCAAGATATCAGCCCGATTGCGGGAAGAGAAACAATTATCCCGGGTTGAAGCAGAACGGCTCGTTTCTTTTACAAATGCTTCCAGCCCACTATTCATTTTCGGAGCAGTATCGGTCGGATTTTTTTACGATATGAAGCTGGGAATTCTGCTTGCTGCCGCACATTATATCGGCAATGCGCTTGTCGGAATCTGCATGCGGTTTTATGGGAGAAAAGAGGACCGTGCCCGTAGTTTACGGGGCAAACGAACACCATCACTCAGGCAGGCGTTCCAGGAAATGCATCGTTCCCGGATGAATGATCATCGTCCATTTGGACAAGTTGTCGGTGATGCTGTACTGAACTCTATTCAAACACTTGTAATGGTCGGCGGCTTCATTATTCTGTTTTCTGTCATCACAAAATTACTGTACATTATTGGTCTGTCACCATTGATAGCTACTTTATTCGAATATATTTTACAGTTGTTTACACTGCCGGCAGATCTTGCATTACCATTATTCTCAGGGTTATTTGAAATCACGCAGGGTGCTAAGGCAATCTCGCAAACGGAAGTGGCCAATCTGCTTCCTAAATTTATTGTCGTCAGTTTCATACTTGGATTCAACGGTTTTTCTGTCCAAGCCCAGGTGGCAAGTATTATTTCGCGTACTGACATCCGCTTTGGTCCTTATTTTTTCGCACGTATTTTGCACGGTCTATTTGCCGGCATTCTTACGCTCATCCTGTTTAAGCCATTGTATTTGAACAGAACTTCGTTTGATTTTAACGGTGTCCCCGTATCCAATGGTCCTGTTAACAACACATGGGCAAATATTATACAATTTTTGGAGACTGCCGGACCAATGATAACATTTGGCTTCTTGCTGATTGCTGCGATGATACTGAATAAACGTATTCACAGAAAATAA
- the ctaG gene encoding cytochrome c oxidase assembly factor CtaG — protein sequence MWLEIQIFGFRALWSPYFFLFVAGLALIYYLVTGPYRHKFGGGEKPSRKQQLFFYVAMILLYAVKGSPVDLLTHIMLTAHMIQMAIYYLIFPILIIKGIPKWIWEKVIYRPVIKPIVSFLSKPLISLLLFNTLFSLYHMPGIFDFAKSSQVAHTSISLIILVAAFIVWWPIMSPLREFDKLSPLAKIFYIFANGVLITPACVLIIFADVPVYAAYSQDGAWIQAMSLCVPNGVLQNITYSISGPEMFSPMTTLEDQQLGGIIMKLMQEITYGIMLGKIFFGWFNRESLRVDPIPTTSPSEH from the coding sequence ATGTGGTTAGAAATACAGATTTTTGGCTTCCGTGCACTTTGGAGCCCGTATTTTTTCCTGTTTGTTGCGGGGCTTGCACTTATATATTATCTTGTTACCGGACCGTATCGGCATAAATTTGGCGGAGGGGAAAAACCTTCCCGGAAGCAGCAGCTTTTCTTTTATGTTGCTATGATTTTGCTGTATGCTGTCAAAGGATCGCCGGTAGACCTGCTTACACATATTATGTTGACAGCGCATATGATTCAGATGGCAATTTACTATCTGATTTTTCCTATTCTGATTATCAAAGGGATCCCAAAATGGATATGGGAGAAGGTTATATACAGACCGGTCATTAAACCGATTGTTTCCTTTTTGTCAAAGCCATTGATTTCCCTGCTGTTGTTTAACACATTGTTTTCGTTATATCATATGCCCGGAATTTTTGATTTTGCAAAATCATCACAGGTTGCCCATACGAGCATTTCACTAATAATTCTGGTTGCGGCATTTATTGTTTGGTGGCCAATAATGTCACCTTTAAGAGAATTTGATAAACTTTCCCCGCTTGCTAAAATATTTTATATCTTTGCAAACGGAGTGCTGATTACTCCCGCATGTGTGCTAATTATTTTCGCTGATGTACCGGTTTACGCTGCATATTCGCAGGATGGTGCGTGGATACAGGCGATGTCGCTTTGTGTGCCAAATGGTGTTCTGCAAAACATAACATACAGTATTTCCGGACCTGAAATGTTCTCCCCAATGACAACATTGGAGGACCAGCAACTGGGTGGTATCATCATGAAGCTTATGCAGGAAATTACGTATGGAATAATGCTGGGAAAAATATTTTTTGGATGGTTTAACCGGGAAAGTCTTCGAGTTGATCCGATTCCAACAACAAGTCCGAGCGAGCATTAA
- a CDS encoding YugN family protein, giving the protein MKLENTGIEDSIVDIKPLDRLMGKHAFIRAGQWDYERVTYDYKIGSKEKNITYYIRIQGYAVEGDVDRGNAVIQLMTPLLGKHYYPHGVEYGEDENFPENLVNRAVDLVSKVKEEVEIYNK; this is encoded by the coding sequence ATGAAGCTGGAAAATACTGGTATTGAAGACTCTATCGTTGATATTAAACCTCTGGATCGGCTGATGGGAAAACACGCTTTCATTCGTGCGGGCCAATGGGATTATGAACGCGTAACATATGATTACAAAATTGGTTCAAAAGAAAAAAATATTACATATTACATCCGAATTCAAGGTTATGCTGTTGAAGGTGATGTGGACCGTGGAAATGCGGTAATCCAACTGATGACACCCCTTCTGGGAAAACATTACTACCCGCATGGGGTTGAATATGGTGAGGATGAAAATTTCCCTGAAAACCTGGTCAATCGTGCTGTTGATTTAGTATCCAAAGTTAAGGAAGAAGTCGAGATTTACAATAAATAA